CCGACCATGATGCCTTTGCTGCCGGAGTAGTCGCTGGCAGCCTTCATAATCTCAACCACCCATGTCGTGGCATCGGGCAACGAGGTTCCCGCAGGAAGAGGACCGGCGAAGATGCGAAGATGAGAGGCACCGAGACGGTCGGTCACGTCGATCCACTTTTTAATCTGGACAAGAGCATCAGCGCGTTTGGCAGGGTCAGCCGCCACCATGCTGACACCGCAAGCCGCACCGGAAAAGGCGACAGCATGTTTGTACGCCAGCCAGCGAAGATTCTCTATATAGCCTGGGTCGGTGGACTTCATATAGTAGACCGTCATATCAATCGCATCGAGGCGAAGATCGACCGCCTTCTCGATGAATTCCTCAAGCGTAAAGCCATTCTTAAACGCATTGCGGTAGGTGTAGGCACAACAACCGGAGAAGAGGCGGGCTGGCTTTGCTGAGGCTATTGGCAACGCAT
This region of Edaphobacter dinghuensis genomic DNA includes:
- a CDS encoding sugar phosphate isomerase/epimerase family protein, which produces MQNKLNRRSFLRNVGASAIAATAVEALGTPSADALPIASAKPARLFSGCCAYTYRNAFKNGFTLEEFIEKAVDLRLDAIDMTVYYMKSTDPGYIENLRWLAYKHAVAFSGAACGVSMVAADPAKRADALVQIKKWIDVTDRLGASHLRIFAGPLPAGTSLPDATTWVVEIMKAASDYSGSKGIMVGLEDHYGVSQSAKVCLEVMHRVNSPYAGINLDITHFDKKDGDPYEQIASCIPYATNTHIRTKFDDGTSIDMDRVWKLFADAGFKGYMSYEGEEMDTPGIPPAIAEIERLCRKYSSV